CTCGGCCCCGCCTTCAAAGACCAAAGACCTGTGAAGCCAAGGGGGCCGGCGTAATCGCTTCCTGTGCCGAAGGTCGCGCTGTACGCGCCATACGCGCCACGCCCGGCTGTCCTGGATTCGCGCTCGTAGCCGTGACCTCATCCGTTCGCTTTCGGAGTGCGCCAGTTGAGCGGACTCTGTCCTCCTGAAACGCTCCACGGaccgaggaggggggggcatgggggcaTGGGGACTCCACATGCGGCTTCTCCCCCGACTGACCAGATGGGGCGCCAGAGAGCAATGAGCTGTGGACCTGTCCTGCTGactgtagcccctccccctctctgtgatGTCTGTGATGCTACAGCCGGTTATGCGCCTGCCCCCCAATAGTTACTCTTTCTTTAAAACGTAACGTCAGGCAAGACTAATCGCACGAGGCGATTATAACACTTAAGAAGCGCAAGGTTATGTTCACATcagcattttattaataaaaaaaacacatgccgttaaaaaacaaactcaaagtAAATCCTTAATGCCgacacaaatatacagtaatcaTTCGATTATGTAACCGCTCCAATGAATAAATGTTTCCAGTGTGAACTCCTTGTCTGTTTAGTACGGTGCTATGGGTGTAGCTCACTGCATTATCACCGACACGCCTTGCTATTGGAGCTTCAGCCCTGCGGACGctctctcggggggggggggggggtcacgcggTCGAGTTGGGTCtcgacccgggggggggggtcgccgtCCCGCTTCCCGCCTCACAAGACGGAGCCGATCTCGTCCTGGATTTGGGAAATCAGGATCTGGGACAGCACGATGCCCGCCACCTGGAAAAGGGAGCCAAACGGTCAGGGGGAAAGCCGAGGTCAGGAATAATTAAATCCCTGTCCGCCTGCAGGGAATGCCCTTGGCTTACTTTGTTCTCATTGTGTAGCTTGtgcagagcagggctgcccaaccctgttcctggagatctagcgTAGCCTGTAGCTTTTCACTCGAacccctaacaaagccacacctcactcTACTAAATGAGATCTATAGCTGTTGAGtaaggtgtggctttgttatgGTTTTAGTGAAGTcctacaggatggtggatctccaggaacagggttgggcagccctgctctagctgctgaatgaggtgtggctttgttagggttttaGTGAAgtcctacaggacggtagacctccaggaacagggttgggcagccctgctctagctgctgaatgaggtgtgtgctTTCTTAGGGTTTTAGTGAAgtcctacaggatggtagatctccaggaacagggttgggctctagctgttgaatggggtgtgGATTTGTTACAGTTTGAGTGTAATCCTACAGGGACGgtcgatctccaggaacagggttaggcgGGCCCTGGTGTAGATATTCAAGAGTGTGTGTCCAGAAAGcgttcatgttttatttagcgTGAACCGAACATCGGCTGGGGATTGGACAGTTAGGGCGGAGGGAGGGTGTGGTTATCAGTTGCTTTAACGATGTCGTGAGTACAAGTTTCTGAAGCGAGAGCCGTAGGTCTGACACGCCCACTTCGAACTGATTGGCAGCCCGTGAGGGGCGACGCAGCTCAGGAGAGGTAAGAGcggtttgtctggcagtcggagggtttgccggttcgatcccttCGCCCTGGggtgtgttgaagtgtccccGAGCAAGACTCCTAACCCCTAATCGCTcccccaacgagctgattggtaccttgcatggcagcctttcaccgtttggtgtgagagagcgtgtgtgtgaatgggtgaatgagaggcatcaattgtaaagtgctttggataaaagcgctatataaatgcagcccatttaccatgAAAGAGCCACACTGCTTATTAGCCGAAAAAAGGTGATTTTACTTGCGCACTTCCTCTGGTGCGAAGAAGATCACGTTGAGGCCCCTTTGAATCTTATTCcaatataatcttttttttttttttgatgtgacAGTTGGGTAATTTCTCGAGGGGGCGGTTCTGTAGTTTGCATATCAAACACCGCGTTCTCTTCTGTTTGCGAGAGTGCGGTGCCTCGAGGATGCGGACCGTCGTTCGTTATTTGTCCTGGCGTGAGCGATTACGCGCGCGTTACCGCTCGCGGGTTGGAGATTCGTCGAACGCGCTCCCTCGCCGTTCACAGTAGCAGCCAGGGAGCGAATAAGGCGCGAGCGTCGACCCTGCGTCGTGCGACCGTACGTTCCGTTTCCCTTCTAGCGAGAGGGCCAGAGAGGAACCGCAGGCGGAGATGAGGCTTCCTGGCTTTTCTGCCCACAGGAACCGCTTTTACgcagagaggaagtggtgtTGTGGTTTTAATGGGAATTAATGGCGTTTTTCCCCCCGACCGTTTCTCAAGTGAGCTGGTTTAATGACACACTAAatcagtcatgtttttttttttttggaataatcGATTAGTAATGCGCGGAGGTGGTCAGGCAGGCAGATTTTCTGATGGAAATGTTGAGTGTGACAGGAAGTCAATTTTGTGAATATTAATTCTGGATGACGCTACTCCCAATCTGTCTCACCAGATTGACTAACTTAAATGGATTTGTGTATGTTATTGAattctctctcgcactctcgtAAAAATTCAACTGGGAGGCGGTCTAGCCAGCTTGTTTTCAAGCTAGCTGTCGTCGTCGTCTCGCTCAGTGACCACATTCAGCTTGAATATTTGTGTAAATACTTATTTGTGTAAATAATAAGATTGCTTGGCCCAATGCGTGCTTGTGAAGTGGCCTGATAGTAAACCACAGACTGCAGACTGTTTGCCTCTGACTCCCATTATAACACGCTTATCTTGTTAGTTTCTCGCACCATCTTTGAAAGGGGGGGCGGCCCCGTGTGAGAAGCCTCGAGCAGGGGGAGGcgcctgctgtgtgttttttttgtacctgGGGGAGGGCGAGCCCCAGGGCCATGGCCCCGACCAGCAGCAGGTGCGACTCGATCCACGTGACCGCCTTGTCCGCGCACCCCGCCGGGTAGATGGACTTGGTCGCGTCCAGGAAGTTCTGGGTCTGCGCCCCGAATCCACACATGGTGTTGATCACGACCTGGTTTGCACAGAGAGAACCGCGGCGCATTTCTCCGGGTCTCGCGTACCCCAGTTCACGAGCTCCGAGTGCAGTTACAGCTTCCaaacagcaggtggcagcagtgCATAACGGTAGATTTAAACAAGCGTCAGTTCATTTCTGTTGACCTGCATTGTTTGtatattaacatattttttgatGCAATCTTAACTTGATTCAGTGGAAACCTTACTGAGTTTTGTATGGTTTCAGGGGAACAGGTGTAAGGCCTTGACAGGGTTTtacttgggggggaggggtggttggggggagggaggggagtttGGTGGGGGCGGGAGGCGCAGATGTTCTGGGGTCCGGAACCCTACCTCTCCCGGTACAGGCGTGCAGCAGGAGAACGGGACCGCGCACCGCTCGGTGCTGGGGTTCCCCTGGGTGCAGTTGAAGTATGGGTTCCAGGACCAGTCCGTGTAGTTGTTCCACCCGcagcactgaaactgaaacacaGCGAGACTCAGCCCCAGGAGACCGTCCGGCACCGGGCCCCTCAAAAACAGGCGAGAACACACGTCTGCAGTCACACGGTACTTCcgcctcatttttattttcggttgtttttctgcacctttCCAGACATCAGTCGTCTAGAAACGCCAGTGGAGGTTTGTGTTGGACCTCAGGGCTGCGGTGTGCTTAACTTGTTCTCGCTTTGTAAGAAACATGAACGCGCACAGAGACaggcagtattttaaaatgtgcgtACGGAATTTATAATACGCATTTGTACGCACGCATTTCATCCTCTCTGTGTGATTTATACCTCTACGCTGCCCGTGGTGCTGCCTACAGTCCCACCATTTTGACTGATGCTTACAGACACGTTTATACTTCATTGGGTTTTTGCGCGTGTTGTAGAGTATTTCAGGTGCGCTATGGGAACACGAGTCACCTCTGTCTGGATGTAGTCCATTAGGTTCTGCAGGTCCAGGTCGTCCCTGTAGTGTACGATAGCCTTCTTCACGAACTTCCCCAGGGCGTCCCGAGTCTGCACACAAATCACAGGGACCTTTCGCTCGTCACACGCGGATGTGCCTTTTCATCTAACGCTCTTATTGTGCGCCCACTGTTCCTGCTTTGGGGTCTCCATCGCCCTGTGATCGCTAAGGCTCACAATCGCCTGTGTACACTAATGTGTGACCGCGGATGTGATGACACATGATTACGGTGGTAATGAGCTCAGGCTCTCcttgcacacgcgcacacacacacacacacatagacatgcatgcacacatgcatgcaagcacacacactctctcacacacagacacacatgcgcacacacacacacacacacacagacacatgcatgcacagatacactcacacacacacacacacgctctctcacagacacagacacacacacacacagacacacacagcacacaacacacacacacacacacacacactctctcacagacacacacacagacactctctctctctctctcacacacacacacacacagacacagacatacacacgcacacacactggtgtgCTATGTGCTATGCATTAATGGGTCATTGTGGCAGAAGCAGCTAGTCCGAATGGCCTGGAAGTGGCGGGGCTGTTCTCTCTCCGAGCTGAGAGTGGAGGCGGATGGCGGGCGTGGCGGTTAGCTGACTCACAGCGCTTCAGATAGAGGGGGTGCGACAGGTACCTGATCAGAGTAGAAGAAGCCCAGAACTGCAATGGCCAGCTGGGTGAGAAACACCAGAGTCAGACTGAGggagaactgagagagagagagaggagaggaggaggaggagggagggagagggagggagggagggagggaggggggagaggagggaggagggagggaggggggggagagggagggagagagagggggagagagagtgagagaggggagagagagaggagggaagaggagtgagagaggggaagaggagggagggggagagaggaggacgggagaggagagggggggagagagagatggcttTAATATCGTGTGGAGTTGTACTCATAAAGAATAGGTAACAGAATTTAAAAGTGGGAGAGATAATACAATCTATCATCCATATTGTATGTAGTTTTTTATAATGTAACCTTATAATGCTTTGGCGACACAAGTGCCTGCATTTGtcgtgccaataaagcactcCGAAATTTGAGAGCGTTGGGAAACACTAAAGAAGACAGAATCGATGACGGAGGAAGAGAGCAAAACAGGGAACAAAGACTCCAGCGCTGTGTACACATCCTGAGAGTCATCGTGAGCTTCGTGTCGCACGTAAGGGAAGTTGTTAGATCGGCTGTCCCTTCGATTTTAAACGTCAGAGTGAGGAAACTAAGTCATTAAGAAAGACGGTCAATTTCCGTGTTCAGTTCACAGCTTTTATGGATGTCCTGTTTTAATGGTTCTGAAGGGGAAGTGGGTCTTTATATCATCTGACCGAGATTCATGGCTTGTATTTTGCTGCAGATGTAAGAGCATTAGAGTTTGTAACGATGAGAATGAGAACAGGTCCATTCAGACGATTTGTGTTTGTCGTTTACCCAAAAAGAGACGGGATTGGCCGGTACTGTCGGGCCTGGACTGCGAGCCTGCGGTTTGTACCGCGTTACCAGGCAGGCCGGTTCACACACTGGCAGCTcgctatccatccatccatccatctatccgtccattatctatatccgcttatcctgagcagggtcgcggggggtgctggagcctatcccagcgtgcactgggcgagaggcaggaatacaccctggacaggccgccaatctatcgcagggcgcGCACGCacattcgctcacacactcgtacCCGTGGGCTATTTTGAGTCTGCTCGCTATCTAAGAAAAGGAATTCTGATATTCCTGTAGAAATGACATCATCCGAATGGCTGGCTATGTTACTGTGGCAAGAGGCCGAATTTAGTGTACATTTCCCTGCGTTTCCCTGGAGACGAGCGAACGGGCGTCCCCCCGAGCCCTGTGTGGCGTCGACGGGCCGAGCAGGCGACGGGGCGATGAAgaggagggcgaggaggaggaagagggctcACGGCTTTGAGGAGGCGAATGTTCTCCCGCAGCGCTCCGATGCAGCCGCAGAAGGTGATGAAGAACATGACCACGCCCACCACGATCAGGATGACCGCCGGGTCGATCAGGAAGGTGTCCCGGACCGTGTCTGCAGGACGAGGAACGGTGGGGtaaaatgtttatacattttacattctcAGGGACCCTCATTTTTGCAATGGTGTCAAGGTacaataaaaccataaaataatttttttttaaataaaagaaaagatgtttgtacattttgttaggtgtaactttgtgtttcacgtcaggtcccccttgcaaaagagatttcaatctcaatggggttttcctggttaaataatggttaaaataaataataacaagcaTGACTTGAAACAGTTACAATCTTAATTAGCcaggttaaaaaacaaactaaaaaaaactcttttagTCTTTGGTGACGTCACAGTTTTTGGCACGAGGGCATAGTGGCGCTGGAGGTCGGTCTTACCTGTGGCTTTCTGGACTTTGGCGTACACTCCTATCGCGATAATCAGCAAGGAGAAAACCTGGAAGGAGAACCGCAGGGTTTGTTATCGGGACGGGACTGGAAACGGTCGTTGCGTGCGGAACATATACCGGAAAGCAAAGCGCGGCTGGGAGGCTCTCCCCTCGCAGAAGGAGCCGTTAGGTAAGACGGACGGGTGTGCTTCGGGATAATTCCCCCCTTCCATTAGCTGGATGTTAATATCCCGGGCGTGATATTACAATTAACGGTGATGTGATTCCATCCTACCGAATAACAACCAGTCGAGAGAAattgagatttatttttttttttgttgagatttccAGTGACAAACAGGGACCGATGAAAGTCTTTACAGATgagacaaaatggaaaaagaaagaaaccaaaataaattcaaatagcAAGTGCGTGGTCTTATCAAATTCACGACCACTGCTTTGACCACCAGAGGGCCTGTTCCGTGGGGACTGAGTAGCAGGTGGGTCTCGGTGCCAGTGTAGTAGTAGTATCGGCAGTGCGTATGCCTTCAACCTAAACCTGAGCTTCCACTGAGACGTGGAGGAAGTGAGCGCTTTCAAATCCGTTATTTAAAAATTTGCCTTTGCATTCGGCGTGTCCAAaccttagcccccccccccc
The Anguilla rostrata isolate EN2019 chromosome 19, ASM1855537v3, whole genome shotgun sequence genome window above contains:
- the tspan33b gene encoding tetraspanin-33b, which encodes MDRKLNLSRAETFSFINPWIRYFLFFFSFLFWVFSLLIIAIGVYAKVQKATDTVRDTFLIDPAVILIVVGVVMFFITFCGCIGALRENIRLLKAFSLSLTLVFLTQLAIAVLGFFYSDQTRDALGKFVKKAIVHYRDDLDLQNLMDYIQTEFQCCGWNNYTDWSWNPYFNCTQGNPSTERCAVPFSCCTPVPGEVVINTMCGFGAQTQNFLDATKSIYPAGCADKAVTWIESHLLLVGAMALGLALPQVAGIVLSQILISQIQDEIGSVL